In Haloplanus rubicundus, one DNA window encodes the following:
- a CDS encoding LeuA family protein produces MRRPSSHRIQCLTTWRIRRIPRRIEFFQGTLARTGEIDGVRIFDTTLRDGEQSPRTSFSYDEKRDIAAVLDEMGTHVIEAGFPVNSDAEFEAVRDISNATDTTVCGLARVVDKDVEAALDSGVELVHVFVSTSDVQLQDSMHASREEAVDRAVKCVERVKEAGVECMFSPMDATRTDDDFLVEVVEAVSDAGTDWINIPDTCGVATPTRFMDLVRMVRENTDAQVDVHAHDDFGLATANAIAGFEAGAAQAQVSVNGIGERAGNAAFEEVVMASEALYDVDTGIDTTRITELSRMVEDYSDIPNPPNKPVVGRNAFSHESGIHAAGVIENSDTFEPGVMTPEMVGATREFVLGKHTGTHSVRKRLKEIGYDPTDSEVRAVTRLVKDYGADKQRVTMADLRRFAREENVTREEEVRA; encoded by the coding sequence ATACGAAGGCCGTCCTCCCATAGGATACAATGTCTAACGACATGGAGGATTCGTCGGATACCCCGGCGGATCGAGTTCTTCCAGGGCACGTTGGCCCGCACCGGCGAAATTGACGGTGTACGAATTTTCGACACGACGCTCCGAGATGGCGAGCAGTCGCCACGCACCTCGTTCAGTTACGACGAGAAGCGCGACATCGCCGCAGTCCTTGACGAGATGGGCACCCACGTCATCGAGGCGGGGTTCCCGGTCAACTCCGACGCGGAGTTCGAGGCCGTTCGAGACATCTCGAACGCCACCGACACGACGGTGTGTGGCCTCGCCCGCGTCGTCGACAAGGACGTGGAGGCGGCGCTCGACTCGGGCGTGGAACTGGTCCACGTCTTCGTGAGTACGAGCGACGTACAGCTACAGGATTCCATGCACGCCTCGCGAGAGGAGGCGGTCGACCGCGCGGTCAAGTGCGTCGAGCGCGTCAAGGAGGCGGGCGTGGAGTGTATGTTCTCGCCGATGGACGCCACCCGCACCGACGACGACTTCCTCGTCGAGGTGGTGGAGGCGGTCAGCGACGCGGGGACGGACTGGATCAACATTCCGGACACCTGCGGGGTGGCGACGCCCACGCGCTTCATGGACCTGGTGCGGATGGTCCGTGAGAACACCGACGCGCAGGTGGACGTCCACGCCCACGACGACTTCGGGCTGGCGACGGCGAACGCCATCGCCGGCTTCGAGGCGGGCGCGGCGCAGGCGCAGGTGTCGGTCAACGGCATCGGCGAACGCGCCGGCAACGCCGCCTTCGAGGAGGTCGTCATGGCCTCCGAGGCGCTCTACGACGTGGACACCGGCATCGACACGACTCGCATCACGGAGCTGTCCCGGATGGTCGAGGACTACAGCGACATCCCCAACCCGCCGAACAAGCCCGTCGTGGGGCGCAACGCCTTCTCCCACGAGAGCGGCATCCACGCCGCGGGCGTCATCGAGAACTCGGACACCTTCGAGCCGGGTGTGATGACGCCGGAGATGGTCGGGGCGACCCGCGAGTTCGTCCTCGGCAAGCATACGGGGACTCACTCGGTGCGCAAGCGCCTGAAGGAGATCGGCTACGACCCGACGGACTCGGAAGTCCGTGCGGTCACGCGACTGGTCAAGGATTACGGCGCCGACAAACAGCGCGTGACGATGGCCGACCTCCGGCGCTTCGCCCGCGAGGAGAACGTCACCCGGGAGGAGGAGGTCCGGGCCTGA
- a CDS encoding cupin domain-containing protein, translating to MPITDFAAERAYDDETFAAHKVFKTDDLQVVCGYFEPGQFIPVHAPSSALVVAVESGTGVVREGETDHRVEPGDVVTVAADEDRGIKADDDSRLEALLVTAPPPTDAEHEPVREGLRRGEFEPY from the coding sequence ATGCCCATCACCGACTTCGCCGCCGAACGCGCCTACGACGACGAGACGTTCGCCGCCCACAAGGTGTTCAAGACCGACGACCTGCAGGTCGTCTGTGGCTACTTCGAGCCCGGGCAGTTCATCCCGGTCCACGCCCCGTCGAGCGCCCTCGTCGTCGCCGTCGAGTCCGGCACCGGCGTCGTCCGCGAGGGGGAGACGGACCACCGCGTCGAACCCGGCGACGTGGTGACCGTCGCGGCGGACGAGGACCGTGGAATCAAGGCCGACGACGACTCGCGGCTGGAGGCCCTGCTCGTCACCGCACCGCCACCGACGGACGCCGAACACGAACCGGTCCGGGAGGGGCTTCGGAGGGGGGAGTTCGAGCCGTACTGA
- a CDS encoding DUF5779 family protein, producing the protein MSEFDLDLRNAEEQLEDGDEDGGSEVVLGILDGGTDPDEWIGAVEDGKILVLNVEGDLNRLAAGFAREIRDAGGTLMRFRGFLVVTPPGVGIDTDRLSS; encoded by the coding sequence ATGAGCGAGTTCGACCTCGACCTCCGGAACGCGGAGGAACAACTGGAGGACGGCGACGAGGACGGCGGGTCGGAGGTCGTCCTCGGGATTCTGGACGGCGGCACCGACCCCGACGAGTGGATCGGCGCCGTCGAGGACGGCAAGATACTCGTCTTGAACGTCGAGGGCGACCTGAACCGTCTCGCGGCCGGCTTCGCCCGCGAGATTCGCGACGCCGGCGGGACCCTCATGCGCTTCCGGGGCTTCCTCGTCGTCACCCCGCCCGGCGTCGGCATCGACACCGACCGACTCTCGTCGTGA
- a CDS encoding VOC family protein, giving the protein MLTRLTHLALEAKDLDAARAFYEDRFGLSAAHGTDDEVRYPVDGTELRLRRPSGVPRGGLHTHFAFAAAPGTLSAWRARLTALDPEEVDFGGYRSLYVYDPDGNCVEVGVEEGDADADGAAPDAAAPTGIFEVVLEVADLDTAVATYTALGFEPVDRGASRRRVRLRGPMDLELWEPQLGLADARGGVHVDVGFETADPGAAADAVSEWTTARESVDGGVRVRDGDGHWVTFIPSP; this is encoded by the coding sequence GTGCTCACCCGTCTCACCCACCTGGCCCTCGAAGCGAAGGACCTCGACGCCGCGCGGGCGTTCTACGAGGACCGGTTCGGCCTGTCGGCCGCGCACGGGACGGACGACGAGGTTCGATACCCCGTCGACGGGACCGAACTCCGCCTGCGGCGCCCGAGCGGCGTCCCGCGCGGCGGCCTGCACACCCACTTCGCGTTCGCGGCCGCGCCGGGTACGCTGTCGGCGTGGCGGGCGCGACTGACCGCCCTCGACCCCGAGGAGGTCGACTTCGGCGGCTACCGGTCGCTCTACGTCTACGATCCGGACGGCAACTGTGTCGAAGTCGGGGTCGAGGAGGGCGACGCCGACGCCGACGGCGCGGCCCCGGACGCGGCCGCCCCCACCGGCATCTTCGAGGTGGTCCTCGAAGTCGCGGATCTCGACACCGCGGTGGCGACGTACACGGCGCTCGGGTTCGAGCCGGTTGATCGGGGGGCGTCGCGCCGGCGGGTCAGGCTCCGCGGCCCGATGGATCTGGAGCTCTGGGAGCCACAGCTCGGCCTCGCGGACGCCCGCGGCGGCGTCCACGTCGACGTCGGGTTCGAGACGGCGGACCCGGGGGCGGCCGCCGACGCCGTTTCCGAGTGGACGACGGCCCGGGAGTCCGTCGACGGCGGCGTTCGGGTCCGCGACGGCGACGGCCACTGGGTGACGTTCATCCCATCGCCGTGA
- a CDS encoding bifunctional 5,10-methylenetetrahydrofolate dehydrogenase/5,10-methenyltetrahydrofolate cyclohydrolase: protein MSDPRRLDGAEPAAAVRDDALARLDDCREAGVDPCLATLLVSDDPGARAFMDRKHDLCGEVGLDTRRIDLPADAPAERVYRTVEELGADPAVTALFVQVPLPSHVDEAAVRERVPPEKDVDCFAHANVGRLVAGDPRIRPVTALAVDRLLSAHGVEVAGRDAVVVGRTTAIGTPIAHLLCRRDATVTVCHSQTRDLGAKTRAADLLVTAAGTPGLVDGSMVSDGVVVVDVSANRVESEASGGRSAADDDGETVVVGDVDAASVGEKAAAMTPVPGGVGPLTMACLLHNVAAVSAAGADAGQSR, encoded by the coding sequence GTGTCCGACCCCCGGCGACTGGACGGCGCCGAGCCCGCGGCCGCCGTCCGTGACGACGCTCTCGCCCGCCTCGACGACTGCCGCGAGGCCGGCGTCGACCCCTGTCTCGCGACGCTCTTGGTGAGCGACGACCCCGGCGCACGGGCGTTCATGGACCGCAAGCACGACCTCTGTGGAGAGGTGGGGCTCGACACCCGCCGAATCGACCTGCCGGCGGACGCGCCCGCCGAACGGGTCTACCGGACCGTCGAGGAGCTCGGCGCGGACCCGGCGGTCACCGCGCTGTTCGTGCAGGTGCCGCTCCCGAGTCACGTCGACGAGGCGGCCGTTCGGGAGCGGGTGCCGCCCGAGAAGGACGTTGACTGTTTCGCCCACGCGAACGTCGGGCGACTGGTGGCCGGCGACCCGCGGATACGCCCGGTCACGGCCCTCGCCGTCGACCGACTGCTCTCGGCACACGGCGTCGAGGTGGCGGGGCGGGACGCCGTCGTCGTCGGGCGGACGACGGCCATCGGGACACCCATCGCGCACCTGTTGTGTCGGCGCGACGCGACGGTGACGGTCTGTCACTCGCAGACCAGGGATCTGGGAGCGAAGACGCGGGCGGCCGATCTGCTGGTCACCGCGGCGGGGACGCCGGGGCTGGTCGACGGGTCGATGGTTTCGGACGGGGTCGTTGTCGTGGACGTGAGCGCGAACCGGGTGGAGAGCGAGGCCTCGGGGGGTCGGTCGGCGGCCGACGACGACGGCGAGACGGTCGTCGTCGGCGACGTGGACGCCGCGAGCGTCGGCGAGAAGGCGGCGGCGATGACGCCCGTCCCGGGTGGCGTGGGGCCGTTGACGATGGCGTGTCTACTGCACAACGTCGCGGCGGTGAGCGCCGCGGGCGCCGACGCCGGTCAGTCCAGATAG
- a CDS encoding ribbon-helix-helix domain-containing protein, whose product MTEYTTVSIPKELGDRVEETIEGTSFSSTSDLVRFLLRSIVIQYQRQGELTEAEFEEITEQLTDLGYLD is encoded by the coding sequence ATGACGGAGTACACGACGGTTTCCATCCCGAAGGAACTCGGCGACCGCGTCGAGGAGACCATCGAGGGCACCAGCTTCTCCAGCACCAGCGATCTCGTTCGCTTCCTCCTCCGGAGCATCGTCATCCAGTACCAGCGCCAGGGGGAACTGACCGAGGCGGAGTTCGAGGAGATCACCGAGCAGTTGACCGATCTCGGCTATCTGGACTGA
- a CDS encoding DUF5789 family protein → MAARPPQQDSSSPDAVEFGIAALVGHLDHADLEYPATSDEIVRALGDPDIPYDGSGGSVALSEAMEALPKRTFESESELLDLLHPVFEEYRVSASGSILGRIRSMLPF, encoded by the coding sequence ATGGCAGCCAGGCCGCCACAGCAGGACTCGTCGTCACCGGACGCGGTCGAATTCGGCATCGCCGCGCTGGTCGGCCATCTGGACCACGCCGACCTCGAGTATCCGGCGACCAGCGACGAAATCGTCCGCGCGCTCGGCGACCCCGACATCCCCTACGACGGCTCCGGGGGCAGCGTCGCGCTGTCGGAGGCCATGGAAGCGCTCCCGAAGCGGACGTTCGAGTCCGAATCCGAACTGCTCGACCTGCTCCACCCGGTGTTCGAGGAGTACCGCGTCTCCGCGAGCGGGAGCATCCTCGGCCGCATCCGATCGATGTTGCCCTTCTAA
- a CDS encoding RNA-guided endonuclease TnpB family protein — protein MGEEVTKTIQTRLHVASGEQSWLHDARLASREIFNQTIHLKQQGYTRTEIQREVDRDDFVRNNKCAVVGKALQTWESYQSLKEWWENQDDPDGGKPTPPSTDKSSAYPLVMAHAEGYRLTVDDDTERVQVRVSPKPYKKVTGHLRGEPDATDELRDALTSDEVDVGQAELLYRDGVYYLHVTVTREFDVPEPDTADTVIGVDINERNVALTALDRETMRTKGTLVLDYGRVKQERQRYHTITTRCQEHGKTSIHQKLGDKEERFTEWVLHRLSRAVVEFAEQFSNPVIVFEDMSGVRDEIKYGTYMNRRLHKLPFHKFEKFVSYKATWREIPTDTVDAYYNSKTCSCCGERGYRQGRRFRCTNDECDVVQDHADRNASVNIAWREKAKLNGNTTNCRTHKTQPQVRSVRLSGSGRVSRPTSSRSLAEQGVLAHG, from the coding sequence ATGGGTGAGGAAGTCACGAAGACTATTCAGACGCGCCTCCACGTAGCGTCTGGTGAACAGTCGTGGCTTCACGACGCCCGCCTCGCCTCACGCGAGATATTCAACCAAACCATCCACCTCAAACAACAAGGGTACACGCGCACCGAGATACAGCGAGAGGTTGACCGCGACGACTTCGTGCGGAACAACAAATGTGCGGTCGTCGGAAAAGCCCTCCAAACGTGGGAGTCCTACCAATCACTCAAAGAGTGGTGGGAGAATCAAGACGACCCTGATGGCGGCAAACCGACGCCGCCGAGTACCGACAAATCCAGTGCGTATCCGCTCGTGATGGCTCACGCGGAGGGCTACCGCCTCACTGTGGACGACGACACCGAGCGCGTCCAAGTTCGCGTCAGCCCGAAACCCTACAAGAAGGTGACCGGACACCTGCGCGGCGAACCGGACGCAACCGACGAACTTCGAGACGCCCTCACGTCGGATGAGGTGGATGTGGGGCAGGCCGAACTTCTGTACCGTGATGGCGTGTACTACCTACACGTCACGGTTACACGCGAGTTCGACGTGCCCGAACCCGACACCGCTGATACTGTGATTGGAGTGGACATCAACGAGCGCAACGTCGCACTCACCGCCCTCGACCGCGAGACGATGCGGACGAAGGGCACGCTCGTCCTCGACTACGGACGAGTGAAGCAGGAACGCCAACGCTACCACACCATCACCACTCGCTGTCAGGAACACGGCAAGACGAGCATCCACCAGAAACTCGGTGACAAGGAAGAACGATTCACCGAGTGGGTACTTCATCGCCTTTCCCGTGCTGTCGTGGAGTTCGCAGAGCAGTTCTCGAACCCGGTCATCGTGTTCGAGGATATGAGCGGTGTCCGCGACGAAATTAAGTACGGGACGTATATGAATCGGCGGTTGCATAAACTGCCGTTTCACAAGTTCGAGAAATTTGTCTCGTACAAGGCGACGTGGCGAGAAATTCCGACGGACACGGTGGACGCTTACTACAACTCAAAGACGTGTTCGTGCTGTGGTGAGCGTGGGTATCGGCAGGGACGGCGGTTCCGGTGTACGAACGACGAGTGTGACGTGGTGCAAGACCACGCTGACCGGAATGCGTCAGTGAACATCGCGTGGCGCGAGAAGGCAAAACTCAACGGTAACACGACGAATTGCCGGACTCACAAAACCCAACCGCAGGTGCGGTCGGTGCGTCTGTCCGGGTCGGGGCGCGTAAGCCGCCCAACCTCATCCCGCTCGCTTGCCGAGCAGGGAGTGCTAGCGCACGGCTGA
- a CDS encoding helix-turn-helix domain-containing protein: MPYAKLTIDLPEAVWIGEVSREFPSTTFRVLSAVPSGDAGFGLLEIEGESIPPVLDAIEGRAGISAVELMQRTEDTAVVQFETSEPLLLLSIQESGAPIELPLTIRDGKAVIELTASRDRLSEFGRQLEAFGMSYTLNRVYDAVDTPTLLTDQQRRLLVTAAELGYYDTPRECTLTELAEEVDLAKSTASVTLHRAEETVVKEFVAERLDVTLDEQPQAV; the protein is encoded by the coding sequence ATGCCATACGCAAAACTCACCATCGACCTGCCCGAGGCCGTCTGGATCGGTGAGGTGTCACGCGAGTTTCCGTCGACGACGTTCCGGGTGCTCTCGGCGGTTCCGTCCGGCGACGCGGGGTTCGGCCTGCTCGAAATCGAGGGCGAGTCGATACCGCCGGTCCTCGACGCCATCGAGGGCCGGGCGGGCATCTCCGCCGTCGAACTGATGCAGCGAACCGAGGACACCGCAGTCGTCCAGTTCGAGACGAGCGAGCCGCTCCTGTTGCTGTCGATTCAGGAGTCGGGCGCTCCAATCGAACTCCCGCTGACCATCCGAGACGGGAAGGCGGTGATCGAACTCACGGCGTCGCGGGACCGCCTCTCCGAGTTCGGTCGGCAACTGGAGGCGTTCGGCATGTCGTACACGCTCAATCGGGTGTACGACGCGGTCGATACGCCGACGTTGCTCACCGATCAGCAGCGACGCCTGCTCGTGACGGCCGCCGAACTCGGCTACTACGACACGCCGCGGGAGTGTACCCTGACCGAACTGGCCGAGGAGGTGGACCTCGCGAAGTCGACGGCGAGCGTCACGCTCCACCGTGCGGAGGAGACGGTCGTCAAGGAGTTCGTCGCCGAGCGCCTCGACGTGACGCTCGACGAACAGCCACAGGCGGTGTAA
- a CDS encoding nitric-oxide reductase large subunit, whose product MQVRRRTLAKLLLVVFVGNLVVMGAGAWYSYQQAPPIPQEFVGPDGETVVTDEEIREGKTVFQSDALMNHGSILGNGAYFGSDYTADALDRKVQYMRAYYAEERYGSEYDSLTGAEQAAVDDLVESDLASTDTTALVEYSAAEVYAHQQVREDYVERYHEGSREHGLPAGTIESADEARQFADFALWTAWISHTERPGTDHTYTNDWPYAPIAGNEPTAGTMTWSVIAMVLLVAGAGIGVWLYKSVELPEPETTGVSIPHPSDIDLLPSQRAATRFIPIGAALFLSQVLLGGLLAHYYIERDGFFGIGELLGVDVLGLLPFALAKTYHLDLGILWIATLWLAAGLFLPPLLTGTEPSNQKRYVHVLIGALLVVVVGGFAGIWLGANGYIDGPLWWLIGNEGLEYLEVGKVWQFGLLAGFVFWAGLVARGFKPLLDREEPFGLAHMILYAGGSIALLFSAGLFYTPQTNIVVTEFWRWWVVHMWVEGAFEFFIVAIVGITLVSMNLLKRRSAEKAVMFQALFVMGSGVIGVSHHYWWIGQPDVWIPFGSVFSTLELIPLVLILFEAINEYRALATAGESFPYSLPFAFIIASGFWNFVGAGVLGFFINLPIINYYEHGTYLTVGHAHAAMFGAFGFLALGMVTYMLRIAVDPGQWNPKRLKWSFWLWNVGLAVMVFGSVLPVGFLQLETAFTANYDAARSLVFYNRDLIQLLFWARLPGDTMIILGTAVFAYDTVLQRFALRDTSIPSRVPGSSIISSRVLPEDD is encoded by the coding sequence ATGCAAGTACGCAGACGCACGCTCGCGAAACTGTTGCTCGTCGTCTTCGTCGGCAACCTCGTGGTGATGGGGGCGGGCGCCTGGTACTCCTACCAGCAGGCCCCACCGATCCCGCAGGAGTTCGTCGGCCCGGACGGCGAGACGGTCGTAACGGACGAAGAGATACGCGAGGGCAAGACGGTGTTCCAGTCCGACGCCCTCATGAACCACGGCTCGATCCTCGGCAACGGCGCGTACTTCGGCAGCGACTACACCGCCGACGCCCTGGATCGGAAGGTGCAGTACATGCGGGCGTACTACGCGGAGGAGCGGTACGGAAGCGAGTACGACTCGCTCACCGGGGCCGAACAGGCCGCTGTCGACGACCTCGTCGAGTCGGACCTCGCCTCCACGGACACGACGGCCCTGGTCGAGTATTCGGCCGCCGAAGTGTACGCACACCAGCAGGTGCGCGAAGACTACGTCGAGCGCTACCACGAGGGGAGTCGCGAACACGGCCTGCCGGCGGGGACCATCGAATCCGCCGACGAGGCCCGCCAGTTCGCCGACTTCGCGCTCTGGACGGCGTGGATCTCCCACACCGAGCGCCCGGGCACCGATCACACCTACACGAACGACTGGCCCTACGCCCCCATCGCGGGCAACGAACCCACGGCGGGGACGATGACCTGGAGCGTCATCGCCATGGTGTTGCTCGTCGCCGGAGCGGGCATCGGCGTCTGGCTCTACAAGTCGGTCGAGTTACCGGAGCCGGAGACGACGGGCGTCTCGATTCCCCACCCCAGCGACATCGACCTCCTGCCGAGTCAGCGCGCGGCGACGCGCTTTATCCCAATCGGCGCCGCGCTCTTCCTCTCGCAGGTCCTGCTCGGTGGTCTGCTCGCACACTACTACATCGAGCGCGACGGCTTCTTCGGGATCGGTGAACTGCTCGGCGTCGACGTGTTGGGCCTGCTCCCCTTTGCCCTCGCGAAGACGTACCACCTCGACCTCGGCATCCTCTGGATTGCGACGCTGTGGCTCGCCGCGGGGCTCTTCCTGCCCCCCCTGTTGACGGGGACCGAGCCGTCGAACCAGAAGCGCTACGTCCACGTCCTGATCGGGGCGTTGCTCGTCGTGGTCGTGGGCGGCTTCGCCGGCATCTGGCTCGGTGCCAACGGCTACATCGACGGTCCGCTCTGGTGGCTCATCGGCAACGAGGGGCTCGAATACCTAGAGGTCGGTAAGGTCTGGCAGTTCGGCCTGCTGGCCGGCTTCGTCTTCTGGGCTGGGCTCGTCGCCCGTGGGTTCAAGCCGCTACTGGACCGCGAGGAACCCTTCGGACTCGCCCACATGATCCTCTACGCCGGCGGCTCCATCGCCCTGCTCTTCTCCGCCGGTCTCTTCTACACGCCCCAGACCAACATCGTCGTCACCGAGTTCTGGCGGTGGTGGGTGGTTCACATGTGGGTCGAGGGCGCCTTCGAGTTCTTCATCGTCGCTATCGTCGGCATCACGCTGGTGTCGATGAATCTGCTCAAACGCCGCTCCGCGGAGAAAGCGGTCATGTTCCAGGCGCTGTTCGTGATGGGTTCGGGCGTCATCGGCGTCTCTCACCACTACTGGTGGATCGGCCAGCCCGACGTGTGGATTCCCTTCGGCTCCGTCTTCTCGACGCTCGAACTCATCCCGCTCGTCCTCATCCTCTTCGAGGCGATCAACGAGTACCGCGCGCTCGCCACTGCCGGCGAATCCTTCCCGTACTCTCTGCCGTTCGCGTTCATCATCGCGTCCGGCTTCTGGAACTTCGTCGGCGCCGGCGTCCTCGGCTTCTTCATCAACCTCCCGATCATCAACTACTACGAGCACGGCACCTACCTGACGGTCGGCCACGCCCACGCGGCCATGTTCGGCGCCTTCGGCTTCCTCGCGCTCGGGATGGTCACCTACATGCTCCGCATCGCGGTCGATCCGGGGCAGTGGAACCCCAAGCGCCTGAAGTGGTCGTTCTGGCTCTGGAACGTCGGCCTCGCGGTGATGGTGTTCGGCTCCGTCCTGCCCGTGGGGTTCCTGCAGCTCGAAACCGCGTTCACCGCGAACTACGACGCCGCGCGCAGTCTGGTCTTCTACAACCGCGACCTGATCCAACTGCTGTTCTGGGCGCGCCTGCCCGGTGACACCATGATCATCCTCGGTACTGCCGTCTTCGCCTACGACACGGTGCTACAGCGGTTCGCGCTCCGGGACACCTCGATTCCGTCCCGCGTGCCCGGATCGAGCATCATCTCCAGTCGCGTCCTCCCCGAGGACGACTGA
- a CDS encoding MFS transporter: protein MFGSTLDAVRGFRRPVYAVAGGRLINVFGSGLVYPFATIHFHLQVGIPLSVVGLGLLANNVATATGTAIGGYLADRYGRRPVMVGSMALSALTLAAYALVTTGTGFIAVATAAGLTTGLYAPASQAMIADLTDAGERERGYGLLKVASNVGFGSGFVVGGVLYEFASTAVFVADGLTSAVVAAVLLVALPRVHDGRAAATLSESVGDWGRAITQRRLVALAGLNVGFAIMYAQMQATVPVVASETLGLDSAQIGTLYVLNPLVLVVFQMPVLSAVGDWRRTRGLVASTAFWGVSFLAIVLVDAVPTLLGTGLVGAFLVLRTVGEVLHSPLVTSLASDLGHADERGSRLSLIEIAKRLGMGLGAALGGAFFDYGFAALLWPALIVGCAGLAVGLLALERRVSPAENGVSG, encoded by the coding sequence GTGTTCGGATCGACGCTCGACGCCGTCCGGGGCTTTCGCCGCCCGGTCTACGCCGTCGCCGGCGGCCGCCTCATCAACGTCTTCGGCTCGGGGCTGGTCTACCCCTTCGCGACCATCCACTTCCACCTGCAGGTTGGCATCCCGCTCTCCGTCGTGGGCCTCGGCCTCCTCGCCAACAACGTCGCCACGGCGACGGGGACGGCGATCGGGGGCTACCTCGCCGACCGCTACGGCCGGCGACCGGTGATGGTCGGGTCGATGGCGCTGTCCGCGCTGACACTCGCCGCCTACGCCCTCGTCACCACCGGTACGGGCTTTATCGCCGTCGCGACGGCCGCCGGGCTGACGACGGGGCTGTACGCCCCGGCGAGTCAGGCCATGATCGCCGACCTGACCGACGCCGGCGAGCGTGAACGCGGCTACGGCCTGCTGAAAGTCGCCAGCAACGTCGGCTTCGGCTCCGGCTTCGTCGTCGGCGGCGTCCTCTACGAGTTCGCCTCGACCGCCGTCTTCGTCGCCGACGGCCTCACCTCCGCCGTCGTCGCGGCCGTCCTCCTCGTCGCCCTCCCGCGCGTCCACGACGGCCGCGCCGCCGCCACGCTCTCCGAGAGCGTCGGCGACTGGGGGCGGGCCATCACCCAGCGACGGCTCGTCGCCCTCGCCGGCCTCAACGTCGGCTTCGCGATCATGTACGCCCAGATGCAGGCGACGGTGCCCGTCGTCGCCAGCGAGACGCTCGGTCTCGACTCCGCACAGATCGGCACGCTCTACGTCCTCAACCCCCTCGTCCTCGTCGTCTTCCAGATGCCCGTCCTGAGCGCCGTCGGCGACTGGCGGCGCACCCGCGGCCTCGTCGCCTCCACGGCGTTCTGGGGGGTCAGCTTCCTCGCTATCGTCCTCGTCGACGCCGTGCCCACGCTCCTCGGCACGGGTCTCGTCGGCGCCTTCCTCGTCCTCCGAACCGTCGGCGAAGTCCTGCACTCGCCGCTGGTCACGTCGCTGGCGAGCGACCTCGGCCACGCCGACGAACGCGGCTCGCGGCTCTCCCTGATCGAAATCGCGAAGCGACTCGGGATGGGCCTCGGCGCCGCCCTCGGCGGCGCCTTCTTCGACTACGGATTCGCGGCCCTGCTCTGGCCGGCCCTGATCGTCGGCTGTGCCGGCCTCGCGGTCGGCTTGCTCGCGCTCGAACGCCGGGTGTCGCCGGCGGAGAACGGCGTGAGCGGTTAG